From a single Raphanus sativus cultivar WK10039 chromosome 3, ASM80110v3, whole genome shotgun sequence genomic region:
- the LOC130509383 gene encoding uncharacterized protein LOC130509383 produces the protein MSRLPILIAAFLFLSIATAESDSPTAYSLLQSYNFPVGILPKGVVAYDLDTSTGKFHAYFNGSCSFSLVGSYQLNYKSTISGYISENKLTKLSGIKVKVLFLWLNIVEVIRKGDEMAFSVGITSANFEIEEFLESPQCGCGFECEKSSSDKFDRSFPFVSSS, from the coding sequence ATGTCACGTCTCCCGATCCTAATCGCCgccttcctcttcctctccaTCGCCACCGCCGAATCAGACTCTCCGACGGCGTACTCCCTCCTCCAGAGCTACAACTTCCCCGTCGGAATCCTCCCAAAAGGAGTCGTCGCTTACGATCTCGACACGTCGACAGGCAAATTCCACGCCTACTTCAACGGCTCCTGCAGCTTCTCCCTCGTGGGCTCTTACCAGTTGAACTACAAATCGACGATCAGCGGCTACATCTCCGAGAACAAGCTCACGAAGCTGAGTGGCATCAAGgtcaaagtcctcttcctctgGCTCAACATCGTCGAGGTCATCAGGAAAGGAGACGAGATGGCGTTCTCCGTTGGGATCACGTCGGCGAATTTCGAGATCGAGGAGTTTCTGGAGTCTCCTCAGTGTGGGTGTGGGTTCGAGTGCGAGAAATCGAGTTCCGACAAGTTTGACAGAAGCTTCCCTTTTGTCTCTTCGTCGTga